From Candidatus Poribacteria bacterium, a single genomic window includes:
- the sufD gene encoding Fe-S cluster assembly protein SufD: protein MQKGEFSKEFLQKITETEPKWMREKRLEAYALYESLPMPHTTKDDVWRRTVDMRTQDYWRRSRRSLRGFALEKYYPNAPTNGELSAENVDYNDEGTAGLLLQADGQLQYSSDAQTLKEHGVYFAHLRTALQEQPELLRDYFMTKAATLETTLKSGNIARHNKFDALHGAFWQGGYLLHVPKGVKVELPLRVYIRMSEAAHADLSHVLIIAEEGSEVAILEDNSSTDPEASGFHSGAVEIFAGQNAKVTYVQVQDWNRQVWNFATHRATVARDAQLCWVTATFGSRLSKINQAVVLDGAGSSAQMLGLAFTDARQHFDVSTAQEHASPHTISDLLYRTVLKDRAQTAWGGNIYVYPAANHTDAYQKNDNLLLSERAHADTLPGLEIEAHEVRCTHGATAGKIDADQVFYLMSRGLPYAQAEKLIVDGFFQPVMERIPLESVQRELSTSITRKLE from the coding sequence TTGCAAAAAGGCGAATTTTCAAAAGAATTTCTTCAAAAAATAACAGAAACTGAGCCAAAATGGATGCGTGAGAAGCGGTTGGAGGCTTATGCACTTTATGAATCCTTGCCGATGCCACACACAACCAAAGATGATGTTTGGCGACGCACCGTTGATATGCGTACCCAAGATTACTGGCGGCGAAGTCGGCGATCGCTCCGAGGCTTCGCGCTCGAAAAATATTATCCGAATGCACCGACGAACGGTGAACTATCGGCAGAAAATGTAGACTACAACGATGAGGGAACAGCCGGGCTGCTGCTGCAAGCTGACGGTCAACTTCAATACAGTTCGGATGCACAAACGCTGAAAGAACACGGGGTCTACTTTGCACATCTCCGCACTGCCCTGCAAGAACAACCGGAACTCCTCCGTGACTACTTCATGACCAAGGCAGCAACCTTGGAGACGACGCTGAAAAGTGGAAATATTGCGCGACACAACAAATTTGACGCGCTTCACGGTGCCTTCTGGCAAGGCGGTTATCTATTACATGTCCCAAAAGGCGTAAAAGTTGAACTGCCGCTCCGCGTCTACATTCGGATGTCCGAAGCAGCACATGCCGACCTATCGCATGTGCTTATCATCGCCGAAGAAGGTAGCGAAGTTGCGATTTTGGAGGACAACTCGTCTACCGATCCAGAGGCGAGCGGTTTCCATAGTGGTGCAGTCGAGATTTTCGCAGGACAAAATGCCAAGGTGACTTATGTGCAAGTCCAAGATTGGAATCGACAGGTCTGGAACTTCGCGACACACCGTGCGACAGTCGCCAGAGATGCGCAGCTCTGCTGGGTCACTGCTACATTTGGCAGCAGACTTAGCAAAATAAACCAAGCGGTTGTCTTGGACGGGGCTGGCAGCAGCGCACAAATGCTGGGATTGGCTTTCACGGATGCTCGTCAACATTTCGATGTGAGTACGGCACAGGAACACGCTTCACCGCATACCATCAGTGATCTCTTGTATCGGACTGTCTTGAAAGATAGGGCACAAACCGCATGGGGTGGGAACATTTACGTCTATCCGGCAGCGAACCATACCGATGCCTACCAGAAAAACGATAATTTGTTGCTAAGCGAACGGGCACATGCCGATACTTTGCCCGGTTTGGAAATTGAGGCACATGAAGTCCGTTGTACACACGGCGCAACTGCAGGAAAGATTGATGCCGATCAGGTCTTTTACCTCATGAGCCGCGGGCTACCTTATGCACAAGCTGAAAAATTGATTGTTGATGGTTTTTTTCAACCCGTCATGGAACGTATCCCGTTAGAATCCGTTCAGAGAGAGTTAAGTACGTCTATTACGCGCAAACTTGAGTAG
- a CDS encoding glutaredoxin produces the protein MSQPKIIAYMKPVCGWSNGVRAIFAKYGLDYEDRDIINNADNYREMVQKTRQPYQPCVQIDDIILADVSGDEVEHYLVSEGIVQSSDAETDVPTDQACEDHGPSAVSIGFPGR, from the coding sequence ATGAGTCAACCGAAAATTATCGCTTATATGAAACCCGTTTGTGGATGGAGCAACGGGGTTCGTGCCATCTTTGCAAAATACGGATTGGACTACGAAGATAGGGACATTATTAACAACGCAGACAACTATCGTGAAATGGTTCAGAAGACGCGGCAGCCTTATCAACCGTGCGTCCAGATTGACGATATAATACTTGCCGATGTCAGTGGCGACGAGGTGGAACACTACCTGGTCTCGGAAGGGATCGTCCAATCGAGCGATGCTGAAACCGATGTCCCAACGGATCAGGCATGTGAGGATCATGGACCGTCTGCTGTCAGTATCGGCTTCCCGGGTAGGTAA
- a CDS encoding alpha-ketoglutarate-dependent dioxygenase AlkB, whose amino-acid sequence MGQLTLFSGPEPQPPEPQPAPKNEDAVKAIPGLRYIEDYITDKQHNWLLDQIDEHPWLDDLKRRVQHYGFKYDYRARKVNHDMHIGELPKWLKRLSEKLYEDGHTPEIADQVIINEYLTGQGIASHIDCEPCFKDTIVSLSLGSDCVMNFTDKSDQTKKNPVWLAQRSLVILSGKARHDWLHGIPARKSDEWQGERWSRGRRVSLTFRKVIL is encoded by the coding sequence GTGGGACAATTAACTCTCTTTTCCGGCCCAGAACCGCAACCTCCTGAACCACAACCGGCTCCAAAAAACGAAGACGCGGTTAAGGCAATTCCTGGGCTTCGATATATTGAAGACTACATTACTGACAAACAACATAATTGGTTGTTGGATCAAATTGACGAGCATCCGTGGCTTGATGACCTAAAGCGGCGTGTTCAGCATTACGGTTTCAAATATGACTACAGAGCGCGGAAAGTCAATCACGATATGCACATTGGTGAGTTGCCAAAGTGGTTGAAAAGGCTTAGTGAAAAATTGTATGAAGATGGACATACGCCGGAAATCGCGGATCAGGTGATTATCAATGAATACTTGACAGGACAAGGAATTGCAAGCCATATTGATTGTGAACCGTGTTTTAAAGATACGATTGTTTCTCTGAGTTTAGGGTCAGATTGCGTTATGAATTTCACAGATAAATCCGACCAAACAAAAAAAAACCCTGTCTGGCTTGCGCAGCGAAGCCTTGTTATATTAAGTGGTAAAGCGAGACATGACTGGTTACACGGGATTCCTGCCAGAAAATCGGATGAATGGCAGGGCGAAAGATGGTCGCGAGGACGGCGGGTATCATTGACCTTTAGAAAAGTAATTTTATAG
- the sufC gene encoding Fe-S cluster assembly ATPase SufC → MNKELIIKDLHISVQGKPIIKGLSLTVKQGEIHALMGPNGSGKSTLGNGLMGHPLYDIDAGEVIFNGVNVLELEPDERAKLGLFLAFQYPTAIPGVSLANFLRLAVSAVRGKSENGSDNEGLIPMREFRRELREKMRQLGVDDSFARRYLNDGFSGGEKKRAEILQLAMLEPQIAVLDETDSGLDIDAVRIVGESVSSLVGPDLGVLIITHYPRLLDYIRPEFVHILLDGRIVESGGWELTQMLEAEGYDPIRAKHGIAEEAE, encoded by the coding sequence ATGAACAAAGAGTTGATCATCAAAGACCTACACATCAGTGTGCAAGGAAAACCGATCATTAAAGGGTTAAGTTTAACTGTAAAACAGGGCGAAATTCATGCGCTTATGGGTCCAAACGGATCCGGTAAAAGCACCCTCGGCAACGGCTTAATGGGGCATCCACTTTATGATATTGACGCAGGTGAAGTGATTTTCAATGGTGTTAATGTCTTGGAACTCGAACCGGACGAACGCGCCAAACTCGGACTTTTCCTCGCTTTCCAGTATCCAACGGCGATTCCAGGCGTGAGTTTGGCGAATTTTTTAAGACTCGCTGTGAGCGCGGTCCGTGGAAAATCAGAAAACGGTTCCGACAACGAAGGGCTTATCCCGATGCGCGAATTTCGGCGCGAACTCCGCGAGAAAATGCGGCAACTTGGTGTTGATGATTCCTTCGCCAGACGCTACCTCAACGACGGTTTCTCGGGGGGCGAAAAGAAACGTGCCGAGATTCTGCAACTCGCAATGCTTGAACCGCAAATCGCTGTCCTCGATGAAACGGACTCCGGACTCGACATTGATGCCGTCCGAATCGTCGGCGAAAGCGTCAGCAGCCTCGTTGGACCAGATCTCGGAGTCCTCATCATTACGCACTATCCGCGGTTGTTGGACTACATCCGACCAGAGTTTGTGCATATACTGCTTGACGGTAGAATTGTTGAATCTGGAGGCTGGGAACTCACACAGATGTTAGAGGCAGAAGGCTACGATCCGATTCGAGCAAAACACGGTATCGCAGAAGAAGCTGAATAA
- a CDS encoding carbohydrate binding domain-containing protein encodes MTKSIAVSVFLLALLISFSASAETLQELGKWKKGELLIENYSFEDDLAAWDLEDGACCNRGGLYTMEIDKKNPQHGQKSLKIIGHKATGTAWHAKVKQRSVSMEKGETYSVVFWARAEKPRVVRVNFQTQHDPWTNHLNGQPNPDIMLSGPEWEEYDYTFKATADVVRDMWVSLSIAQSDTDFWIDNFRYFEGEPEDDLNRDTPFPVDAKEKLATRWGEIKSDRF; translated from the coding sequence GTGACGAAATCTATTGCTGTAAGTGTGTTCCTGCTCGCGCTGCTCATAAGTTTTAGTGCGTCCGCAGAAACACTACAAGAATTAGGAAAATGGAAGAAAGGTGAACTCCTGATTGAGAACTACAGTTTTGAAGATGACCTCGCCGCCTGGGATTTAGAGGACGGTGCGTGTTGCAATCGTGGCGGTCTCTATACGATGGAAATTGATAAGAAAAATCCACAACATGGACAGAAGTCGCTGAAGATCATCGGACACAAAGCCACTGGCACGGCTTGGCACGCAAAAGTTAAGCAAAGAAGTGTCTCAATGGAAAAAGGCGAGACGTATTCTGTCGTTTTCTGGGCGCGCGCCGAAAAACCGCGTGTGGTGCGGGTCAATTTTCAGACACAGCACGATCCGTGGACCAACCACTTGAACGGTCAGCCGAATCCTGACATAATGTTGAGCGGACCCGAGTGGGAAGAATATGACTATACCTTCAAGGCGACAGCGGATGTCGTTAGGGATATGTGGGTAAGTTTGTCAATCGCCCAATCCGATACGGATTTCTGGATTGACAATTTCCGTTACTTTGAAGGTGAACCGGAAGATGACCTGAATCGTGACACACCGTTCCCCGTCGATGCTAAGGAAAAGTTGGCGACGCGGTGGGGTGAGATTAAGTCGGATCGGTTCTAA
- a CDS encoding D-cysteine desulfhydrase family protein has product MPTPAQLIERVAQIPQVKLGHFPTPLEECPRLSDALGGPRIFMKREDCSGLAFGGNKVRQLTFTLGDAVAQGADTIVHGAASQSNHCRQAAAACGKLGLKCYLRLARDHKSIPQGNLLLDKLASVDIEIVDVPFGPELDAVKQELAKKLESEGLKPYVVAGPRSTALAAVAFAWCIAEIAQQQEQLGIDANWIYTSSVGGTQAGLVLGTKTLALKMKPFGIAPIRWENKHERLRTAANDAAAILGLDNTQVADADIQNTDDYVGQAYGYLTPECIDALKLVVKTEGIFLDPVYTAKAMACLIDHIQQGKLGRDDTVIFLHTGGTPALFAYQEELVADL; this is encoded by the coding sequence ATGCCAACCCCAGCGCAGTTGATTGAGCGAGTCGCACAGATACCACAAGTAAAACTTGGTCATTTCCCAACACCCCTTGAAGAATGTCCGAGACTCTCCGATGCACTCGGAGGTCCGCGTATCTTCATGAAACGCGAAGATTGCTCAGGTTTGGCATTTGGGGGGAACAAGGTGCGGCAGCTCACGTTTACACTCGGCGACGCTGTCGCGCAAGGCGCCGATACAATCGTACACGGTGCGGCATCGCAATCAAATCACTGCAGACAAGCCGCCGCTGCTTGTGGCAAACTTGGACTTAAGTGCTATCTGCGTCTCGCCCGCGACCACAAGAGTATCCCGCAAGGTAATTTATTGTTAGATAAATTAGCCAGCGTTGATATTGAGATCGTTGATGTCCCCTTCGGACCCGAATTAGATGCGGTGAAGCAGGAATTGGCGAAAAAATTGGAATCTGAAGGGCTGAAACCCTATGTTGTCGCGGGTCCGCGTTCAACCGCACTTGCCGCCGTTGCTTTCGCATGGTGCATCGCTGAAATTGCACAACAGCAAGAACAGTTAGGTATCGATGCAAATTGGATTTACACCTCCTCCGTAGGTGGCACACAAGCAGGACTCGTCCTCGGCACCAAAACGCTTGCCCTGAAAATGAAGCCTTTCGGTATCGCACCAATTCGCTGGGAGAATAAACACGAGCGTTTACGCACCGCTGCAAACGATGCAGCAGCCATCCTCGGACTTGACAATACACAGGTCGCAGATGCAGACATTCAGAATACGGACGACTATGTTGGACAGGCTTACGGGTATCTCACACCCGAATGTATTGATGCCCTTAAGCTTGTTGTCAAAACAGAGGGGATTTTTCTCGATCCCGTCTACACTGCTAAAGCCATGGCGTGCCTCATCGACCACATTCAACAAGGCAAACTTGGACGTGACGATACTGTCATTTTCCTACACACCGGGGGCACTCCCGCACTCTTTGCTTATCAAGAGGAATTAGTTGCCGACCTCTAA
- the moaA gene encoding GTP 3',8-cyclase MoaA translates to MLDRFGRIHTNLRISVTDVCNFRCIYCMPEDMTFMPDAALMTFDEILHLARIFVGLGVSKVRITGGEPLVRPGVPALIERLTQLEDLKDISLTTNGIGLIKQAQALYDAGLRRINVSLDTLNEEKFEQMTRRKVLSRVLEGLKTAHECGFNPIKVNAVAMRGFTDDEIVDLATFARQNEYQLRFIEFMPLDADDVWGRNMYIPGKEIIDKINAVYPLKPVALNGEAKSDTAQRYRFSDSGNEVGIIPSVSEPFCENCNRVRLTADGKFRTCLFSLTETDLLTPLREGASDTVIRQLILDAVAQKEAGHKINAADFIKPERNMSRIGG, encoded by the coding sequence ATGCTCGACCGCTTTGGGCGGATCCATACGAATCTCAGAATCTCGGTTACTGATGTTTGTAACTTCCGGTGTATCTATTGTATGCCAGAAGATATGACCTTCATGCCAGACGCGGCACTGATGACCTTTGACGAGATTCTGCATCTGGCGCGCATTTTCGTCGGATTAGGTGTTAGCAAAGTCCGTATTACCGGCGGTGAACCGCTTGTCCGTCCCGGCGTGCCGGCACTCATAGAGCGGTTGACGCAGTTAGAAGATCTAAAAGACATCAGTCTAACAACAAACGGCATAGGGCTGATTAAGCAAGCACAAGCCCTTTACGATGCCGGGCTGCGTCGTATTAATGTGAGTTTAGACACACTCAACGAGGAGAAATTCGAGCAGATGACGCGTCGAAAGGTGCTTTCACGCGTGCTTGAAGGGCTTAAAACCGCACATGAATGCGGTTTCAACCCAATCAAAGTCAATGCCGTCGCAATGCGGGGCTTTACAGACGATGAAATTGTCGATTTAGCCACTTTCGCGCGTCAAAATGAGTATCAACTCCGATTCATCGAATTTATGCCACTCGATGCCGATGACGTCTGGGGACGCAATATGTACATCCCCGGAAAAGAGATTATCGACAAAATTAACGCCGTCTATCCACTGAAACCAGTGGCTTTGAACGGTGAGGCAAAAAGTGATACGGCACAACGCTATCGATTCTCAGATAGCGGTAACGAGGTCGGGATTATTCCCTCTGTGAGTGAGCCGTTCTGCGAAAATTGTAACCGAGTACGTCTTACTGCTGACGGAAAATTCCGGACGTGTCTTTTCTCGCTAACAGAAACCGATCTGCTTACACCACTCCGAGAAGGGGCATCAGATACGGTCATCCGTCAACTCATTCTGGATGCCGTCGCACAAAAAGAGGCAGGGCATAAAATTAACGCCGCAGACTTTATTAAACCCGAACGAAACATGTCGAGAATCGGTGGTTAG
- a CDS encoding type II toxin-antitoxin system HicB family antitoxin → MPNYPFLISILPAEEGGGYLIEFPDLPGCMSDGETIEETIENGKDAVFCWIETAKAFGDEIPHPSSTDRLYFQQTSSLVSSAHTQNEI, encoded by the coding sequence CTGCCCAATTACCCATTTCTTATCAGCATATTGCCTGCGGAAGAGGGAGGCGGTTATCTCATTGAATTTCCGGACTTACCAGGGTGTATGTCCGATGGCGAGACAATTGAAGAAACGATAGAGAATGGAAAAGACGCTGTTTTCTGCTGGATAGAAACGGCGAAAGCGTTTGGTGATGAAATTCCGCATCCCAGTTCTACTGATCGTCTTTATTTTCAGCAAACCTCATCCCTGGTAAGTTCTGCTCATACTCAAAATGAAATATGA
- the sufB gene encoding Fe-S cluster assembly protein SufB: MATSEKNTIEELGISKEYQYGFHDDIKPTFKSRKGLDEEVINEMSDIKGEPDWMRQYRLDAYRIFKQKPMTKWGGDLSQLDFDDIYYYVKASDRSERSWDDVPDDIKKTFDRLGIPEAERKFLAGVGAQYDSEVVYHNIVEELDKIGVVFLDTDTAIKEYPDLVKKYFGTIIPSADNQFAALNSAAWSGGSFVYVPPGVKVEYPLQAYFRINSENMGQFERTLIIADEGSQVHYVEGCTAPTYSSESLHSAVVEIVCMKGSRVRYTTIQNWANNVYNLVTKRAVAYEDAQMEWVDGNLGSKLTMKYPSVYMMEPGARGEILSIAFASKGQHQDAGAKVYHCAPHTSSQITSKSISKDGGRSSYRGWVDVAKGAKGCRSHVVCDALLLDKDSRSDTYPVIEISENDTHIEHEARVSKIGEEQLFYLMSRGLSEEEASTMIVNGFIEPLVKELPMEYAVEMNRLIQLQMEGSIG; encoded by the coding sequence ATGGCAACTTCTGAAAAGAACACTATAGAAGAACTTGGGATTAGTAAAGAATATCAATACGGGTTCCATGATGATATTAAACCGACATTCAAGTCGCGCAAAGGGTTAGACGAAGAAGTTATCAATGAAATGTCCGATATCAAAGGCGAACCCGATTGGATGCGTCAATACCGACTCGACGCTTATCGGATCTTCAAACAGAAACCGATGACAAAATGGGGTGGTGACCTCTCACAACTCGATTTTGACGACATCTACTATTACGTCAAAGCCTCTGACCGGAGTGAACGGAGTTGGGATGATGTCCCTGATGACATCAAGAAAACCTTCGATCGATTGGGTATCCCTGAAGCCGAACGGAAATTCCTCGCTGGTGTTGGTGCACAGTACGATTCAGAAGTCGTCTACCACAATATCGTCGAAGAATTAGATAAAATTGGTGTTGTCTTCCTTGATACTGATACCGCTATTAAAGAATACCCGGATCTCGTGAAGAAGTACTTCGGAACCATCATCCCTTCAGCGGACAATCAGTTCGCTGCACTCAACAGTGCTGCCTGGAGTGGTGGAAGTTTCGTTTATGTCCCACCGGGTGTGAAGGTCGAATATCCTTTGCAAGCCTATTTCCGAATCAATAGCGAGAACATGGGACAATTCGAGCGTACGCTCATCATCGCTGACGAAGGGTCACAGGTACACTATGTTGAGGGTTGCACGGCACCGACATATAGCAGCGAATCCTTGCACAGCGCAGTTGTTGAGATCGTTTGCATGAAAGGTTCTCGGGTGCGCTACACAACCATCCAGAATTGGGCAAACAATGTATACAATCTCGTTACAAAGCGCGCTGTCGCTTACGAAGATGCTCAAATGGAATGGGTTGACGGCAATCTCGGTAGTAAGTTAACGATGAAGTATCCGAGTGTCTACATGATGGAACCCGGGGCGCGTGGCGAGATCCTCTCCATCGCTTTCGCCAGCAAAGGGCAGCACCAGGACGCTGGCGCGAAAGTCTATCACTGCGCACCTCACACCTCTTCGCAAATTACCTCAAAAAGTATCAGCAAAGATGGTGGACGCTCCAGTTATCGCGGATGGGTCGATGTCGCAAAAGGGGCGAAAGGATGCAGATCACACGTTGTTTGTGATGCACTCCTCCTTGACAAGGACTCGCGTTCGGATACCTATCCGGTCATTGAAATTAGTGAAAATGACACCCATATTGAGCATGAGGCGCGCGTCAGCAAAATCGGAGAAGAGCAGCTCTTCTACCTCATGAGCCGTGGACTTTCGGAGGAGGAAGCTTCTACTATGATTGTGAACGGGTTCATTGAGCCGCTCGTGAAGGAACTTCCGATGGAATACGCTGTTGAGATGAACCGCCTCATCCAACTTCAAATGGAAGGTTCAATTGGTTAA